GTGGAGAAGGCGTCGGGCTGCGGGACGTCCCGGGCACCGTCTCGGCGCGCGTTCGTGGGCGCGGCTCGAAGCGCTGTTGAGCGCCTTCGGAGTGGGCGCGCGCGGTACAGACCGTCGGTGCGGGTGCCCCACGGGTGGGGCGATTGGGCGTCGCGCTACCCCCACACGCGCGTCTCAAGGGGGCGTACGGGTGGCCGATACGGGTAGAAGAGGACCGCCGTCACGCTGACGGGCGGCGTTCTCATCCTCGATTCTCTGCCGTGCTGAGGGTTCATTGGCGCTCAACAAACGAAAAGTACTGGATGCTGCGCGCAAGCATGCGCAGAAGGGCGCCAAGGCGAAGGCTCTGAAGGAGTACAACAAGCTCCTGAAGGAAGACCCGCGCGACGCGAAGCTGTTGCTCGAGGTCGGCGACGCCTATCGCCGGTGGGGACAGAACGAAGAGGCGATCGCTCAGTACGGCAAGGTCGCCCAGCAGTACCGACAGGACGGCTTCGACGCGCGCGCGGTCGCCGTCTTCAAGCAGATCCTGAACCTCGACCCGAAGAACTACGGCGCCTACGTCTCGCTCTCCGAGCTCTATCAGCGGATGGGTCTCGACTCCGAGGCGGTCGCCGCGTTGCAGACCGCGGCGGACGGCTACCACAAGGAAGGCCGCAAGTCCGAAGCCCTCGACCTGCTCCGGCAGATGGCGGCGCTCGATCCGACGAACACGACGAGCCGCCTGAAGGTCGCCGAGCTCCTGCGTCAGGAGGGCATGGAGGCGGAGGCGATCGCCGAGTACGACGCCGTCGTCGCCGAGCTCGAGAACCAGGACGATCGTGAGCAGCTGGTCACCGTTCTCGAGCGCATGCTCGAGGTCAAGCCCGACAAGATCGACTCGCTGACCGCGCTCGTCCGTCAGCTCATGCTCACCGGCGAGCTCGACCGGGCGGAGCCCCTCGCGGTGCGCGCGCTCAACGTGGACGCCGCTTCGCCGCAGTACGAGCTCCTGATGGATCTCTACGCCCAGATGGGCGACGAGGCGAAGCTCGCCGATGCGACGCGCGGTCTGGCGAAGCTCTATCGCGAGCGCGGCGACGACGAGAAGGCGCGTGAGCTCATGCAGCGCCTCCCGGTCGAAGAGGTCGGGTCCAGCTCGCGGCTGGCCGTCGACGTGTCCGAGGTCGACGAACCGGATCTCGGCGAGGACGAACTCCTCGCGGAGGACGAGCCCTTCCTCTCCCTGGATGAAGAGGCGGGCGACGATCCGCCCTCGCTCGAGCTCGACGAGGAGCCGGTTCTCGATCTGGGAGCCGAAGAAGAGCCGCCGGTCGAAGCGGCGCCGGAGCCCGAGGAGGAAGCCCCGCTTCCGGAGGGAGATCCGGATCAGCTCCTCGCCGAAGCCAGCGTCTATCTCCGCTACGGCAAGCGCGACCAGGCGATCGCGAGTCTGCGCGGCATCCTCGCGCAGGATCCGAATCATCGCGCCGCGCTCGAGAAGCTCGGCGAGGCCTACGCCGACGACGGCCAGCATTCCGAGGCCGTCCAGGCCTGGATGAAAGCGGCGGAACGGATCCGTGTGGAAGGGGACGCCGACGCGCTCGCCGTCCTCAAGGATCGCATCGCGAGCCTCGACCCCGGGATGGCCGAACAGATCGGCGATATCGATCCCGCCGAGATCTCCGCACCGGAGGCGCCGGTCCTCGATCTCGAGCCGGAAGGCGACGAGCTCGAAGCGCCCCCGATCGACCTCGATCTCGACGTGGAAGTCGATCTCAACCTCGACACCGCGATCGGCGTCGTCGAACACGGCGAAACCCAGACCGGCTACGACTTCGGGTCCGAAGACGACGACTTCGAGATCGAGCTCGACGAAGACTCGGTCACGTTCGACAAGCCGCCGGTCGACGCCGAAGCCGCGTCCCCGAAGGCCGCTTCGCCGGTCGTCGAGGTGACCCAGCCCGACTTCGAAGGCGGTGACGAGATCGCCCTCGACGACGCGGGCGAGTCGGGAGACGACGATGCCTTCGAGTTCGAGGTCGACGCCGACGACCTCGGACTGGCCGAAGAAGAGGTGATCGCGGACGGGGACGACGAGGACGATGCGCCCTCCGTCGAGTTCGACCTCGATGCGGGCGAGCTCACGTCGCCGCCGACCGGGTCTGGCGCCGGTCAGAGCACGGCGACGTCCGCGAAGATCGCCGAGGAGCTCGAAGAGGCGGAGTTCTACATCGCGCAGGAGATGTTCGACGAGGCCCGGGGCCTCCTCGAGCGGATCCTCGAGCAGGCCCCGAATCACCCCGTGGCGACGCTGCGTCTCGGCGAGATCGCGTCCTCTGCAGGCGAAGCACCCGCCGACGCGACCGGCTCGGGCCTCGCGGGCAAGAAGGCCGCGGCGCCGGATCTCGAGATCACCGCGCGCTTCGATGACGACGACGAGTTTGAAGTCGAGGTCGACCTCGATGACGGCGAGACGGAACCCGACGCGGAAGCGACCGATTCGGGGCTCGATCTGGCGAGCGACGCGGCCGACGAGGCCGAGCCGGCCGTCGAGCTCGAGTTGGACACGGACGTCGAGGTCGATCTCGACGACGACGACGCGACGGCAGAGGCGGCAGAAACCGAGTCCTCTGTACCGGAGACCGACGACACGGCGACCGCCGAGGTCGACGTGGCCGTCGAGGACGCGGCAGGCACGTCCGGCCCGCTGGACGCGGCGGAGTCCTTCGATCTGCGCGAAGCGCTCGCGGACGTGCTGGGAGACGACGAGCCCGAAGCGCCCGATCCGAACGAGGCGAGCGGGGTGCTGTCGACCGTCGAGGACGGCTTCGAGTCGATCTTCTCGGACTTCAAGAAGGGCGTGACCGCGACCCTCGACGAAGGGGACTTCGATACCCGTTACGACCTCGGCATCGCGTACCGCGAGATGGGTCTCTTCGAGGACGCGATCGGCGAGTTCCGGTTCTGCCTCGACTCGCCCCAGCGTCGCTTCGACAGCCTCTACCTGATGGGCCTCTGCGCGCGCGACCTCGGTCGCTTCGACGACGCGGTGAGCCATCTCGAGCAGGCCCTGGCCCTCCCGGATCTTCCCGAGGAACGGATGGCCGGGGTCTACTTCGACCTCTCGATCGCGGAAGAGGGCTCGGGGGATCGCGACCGCGCGTGCACGAGCCTGCGCCGGGTCCTGGAGCTCGACGCGGACTTCCCGGGCGCAGCGGAGCGCCTCTCGGCGCTCGAAGCGGGCCAGACGACCTCGCCCCAGTTGGGCGAGCCCGGAGAGGCGTTCGAGTCCTTCGACGAGCTCTTCGAGGACGATGACGACGACACCGCCGGAGACGTCGGCGTCGCCGAGGCGGCCGGCAGCGAGGCCTTCGAGTCCTTCGACGACGT
Above is a genomic segment from bacterium containing:
- a CDS encoding tetratricopeptide repeat protein — its product is MALNKRKVLDAARKHAQKGAKAKALKEYNKLLKEDPRDAKLLLEVGDAYRRWGQNEEAIAQYGKVAQQYRQDGFDARAVAVFKQILNLDPKNYGAYVSLSELYQRMGLDSEAVAALQTAADGYHKEGRKSEALDLLRQMAALDPTNTTSRLKVAELLRQEGMEAEAIAEYDAVVAELENQDDREQLVTVLERMLEVKPDKIDSLTALVRQLMLTGELDRAEPLAVRALNVDAASPQYELLMDLYAQMGDEAKLADATRGLAKLYRERGDDEKARELMQRLPVEEVGSSSRLAVDVSEVDEPDLGEDELLAEDEPFLSLDEEAGDDPPSLELDEEPVLDLGAEEEPPVEAAPEPEEEAPLPEGDPDQLLAEASVYLRYGKRDQAIASLRGILAQDPNHRAALEKLGEAYADDGQHSEAVQAWMKAAERIRVEGDADALAVLKDRIASLDPGMAEQIGDIDPAEISAPEAPVLDLEPEGDELEAPPIDLDLDVEVDLNLDTAIGVVEHGETQTGYDFGSEDDDFEIELDEDSVTFDKPPVDAEAASPKAASPVVEVTQPDFEGGDEIALDDAGESGDDDAFEFEVDADDLGLAEEEVIADGDDEDDAPSVEFDLDAGELTSPPTGSGAGQSTATSAKIAEELEEAEFYIAQEMFDEARGLLERILEQAPNHPVATLRLGEIASSAGEAPADATGSGLAGKKAAAPDLEITARFDDDDEFEVEVDLDDGETEPDAEATDSGLDLASDAADEAEPAVELELDTDVEVDLDDDDATAEAAETESSVPETDDTATAEVDVAVEDAAGTSGPLDAAESFDLREALADVLGDDEPEAPDPNEASGVLSTVEDGFESIFSDFKKGVTATLDEGDFDTRYDLGIAYREMGLFEDAIGEFRFCLDSPQRRFDSLYLMGLCARDLGRFDDAVSHLEQALALPDLPEERMAGVYFDLSIAEEGSGDRDRACTSLRRVLELDADFPGAAERLSALEAGQTTSPQLGEPGEAFESFDELFEDDDDDTAGDVGVAEAAGSEAFESFDDVVSEAEAALEEAEFVPEADVGDEAEESANNEDTETVTRKGGRKKISFV